In Humulus lupulus chromosome 7, drHumLupu1.1, whole genome shotgun sequence, the following are encoded in one genomic region:
- the LOC133790938 gene encoding sucrose nonfermenting 4-like protein: MFVSGPNTGHESGGGGVSGSVLIPTLFMWRYGGRSVLLCGSFTRWADNIPLSPVEGSSTLFQVVWNLTPGYHQYKFNVDGEWRHDENEPIANSDYGIVNTITVSTESDMALTGASSEAPGSMDVDNEFFMPVIPSLSKDDVEVSRYRIFMFLTTNTAYNLLPESGKVVALDINLPVKQAFHILYEQGIPVAPLWDFSKGQFVAVLTALDFILILRELRRHGPNLAEEELETHTIAAWKERKASLSIPTQVNGESCTRNLIQAGPYDSLKEVALKILNYNVATVPIVQPSSQDGSFPQLLHLASLSGILKCICRHFRHASSSLPILQQPICAIPVGTWVPKIGEPSGRPFAMLKLNASLSDALSLLVQAEVSSVPIVDDNNSLLDIYSRSDITALAKDRTYAQISLDEMSIQQALQLGQDVNSPRGFFNGQRCQMCLRSDTLHKVMERLANPGVRRLVIVEAGSKRVEGIISLSDVFRFLLGVKA; the protein is encoded by the exons GTGGGCAGACAATATACCTCTTTCTCCAGTCGAAGGAAGTTCAACTCTCTTTCAAGTTGTTTGGAATTTAACTCCGGGATACCATCAG TATAAATTTAATGTCGATGGAGAGTGGCGGCATGATGAGAACGAGCCTATTGCGAATTCGGATTATGGCATCGTGAACACTATCACGGTATCTACAGAGTCAGACATGGCTCTGACAGGTGCTTCTTCTGAAGCACCTGGTAGTATGGATGTAGATAATGAATTCTTCATGCCTGTG ATACCAAGTTTATCAAAGGATGATGTAGAGGTCTCTCGGTACCGTATTTTTATGTTCTTGACTACAAATACTGCTTACAACTTGCTTCCTGAGTCGGGCAAG GTCGTTGCATTGGATATTAATCTACCAGTAAAGCAGGCATTTCACATTCTATATGAGCAG GGCATTCCTGTGGCTCCTCTCTGGGATTTCTCCAAGGGTCAGTTCGTTGCTGTTCTTACTGCATTGGACTTCATCCTCATTCTGAGAGAG CTCCGGAGACATGGACCAAATTTGGCTGAGGAAGAGCTTGAAACTCATACTATAGCAGCttggaaagaaagaaaagctaGCCTCTCTATACCAACTCAAGTCAATGGGGAATCTTGTACTCGGAATCTTATCCAA GCTGGGCCATATGACTCTCTCAAAGAAGTTgctttgaaaattttgaattataaCGTGGCCACAGTTCCCATTGTCCAACCTTCTTCACAAGACGGTTCATTTCCCCAACTGCTACATCTTGCTTCCTTGTCTGGAATACTAAAAT GTATATGTAGGCATTTTAGACATGCTTCCAGCTCCTTGCCCATTCTTCAACAGCCAATTTGTGCTATTCCTGTGGGCACCTGGGTTCCAAAAATTGGAGAGCCAAGTGGACGACCTTTTGCAATGTTGAAACTCAATGCCTCTCTGAGTGATGCCCTATCTTTATTGGTTCAAG CTGAAGTCAGTTCAGTACCCATAGTTGATGACAATAATTCATTGCTCGATATTTATTCACGGAG TGATATCACTGCTTTGGCTAAAGATAGAACTTATGCACAGATTAGCCTTGATGAAATGAGTATCCAGCAG GCATTGCAACTGGGACAAGATGTGAATTCTCCTCGTGGCTTCTTCAATGGGCAGAGATGTCAGATGTGTTTGCGGTCTGATACCCTGCATAAAGTAATGGAGCGGCTGGCGAACCCTG GCGTTAGGAGACTTGTGATTGTAGAGGCGGGAAGCAAGCGCGTCGAAGGAATCATTTCATTGAGTGATGTGTTCAGGTTCTTGCTAGGGGTAAAAGCTTAA